GTCGTGCCCATTCCCCGGAGTGCGTTCCGGCAGGCGCGGAGGGTGACGTCCCGATTTTTCATCTCTTCGACCAACTCCGTCAGTGCGCTCGTCGCTTCGACGAACATCCGGACGCCCGCACCGTTGGCGAGGACGACGACGTCGTCGTCCGGCGCGGAGACGCTTTCGTCCATCACGAGGTTCAGCGTGTTCGCGACGGCTTCCCGCTGGTCGTTCGGGTCGGGGCTGGAAACGTGGATAACGGTCTTCATCACAGGGCGGGCAACGCGGAGGGACATAACCGGAGTACGAATTCGTCGGACCGTTTCGGAGCGGGATGATACTGGCAACTGTTAACATGGTCGGTGGCTTCCTCCCATTGGGGGGAACAGATATGAGCGATTCATCGACACCGGAGTACAGTCCGTTCGTCACACCGGAGAGCCCGGGCGAACGAATGGGATTCGACGGGTGTGACGTCCACGTCGTCCACCACGACCCCGGCACCGAGCGGGAAGAACACACGCACGGCGAGGAACACATCATCTTCATCCGAGCGGGGCGGATGGAGTGGAGCGTGGACGGAGAGGCACACGAAACCGGACCGGGCGACACCGTCGTCACGCCAGCGGACGTGCCGCATGGGTGGAAGGTGCTCGGCGACGAACCGTCACAAGTCGTCTGCGTCACCGCGCCGCCGGAACCCGAGAGCGAACCCGGCGAGCGGTAAAAAGTGCTGTTCGTTCGCGTTTCGCGCTATCGCCCGCGAACGAACGTTTCGATTCGATTCATGGCCTCGCGCAGGTCGGCCATGCCGGTCGCGTAGGAGGCGCGAAAGTGGCCCGCGCCGCCGTCGCCGAACACGCTTCCGGGGACGACGGCCACGCCCTGTTCCGTGAGGAGTTCCTCGGCGAACTCCTCGTCGTCGCCGCCGCAAGCCGGGAACGCGTAGAACGCGCCGCTGGCCTCGAAACACTCCAGACCCATCTCCTCGAACCGCGAGAGGACGAACCGGCGGCGACGGTTGTACTCGTCGTGCATCTCGACCACGCTGTCCTCACAACTTCGAAGCGCCTCCAGCGCGGCGTACTGTGCGGTGACGGGGGCCGAAAGCATCGAATACTGGTGAATCCGGTTCATCGCCGTGATGGTTTCGGGCGGGGCGAGCGCGTAGCCCAACCGAAGCCCGGTCATCGCGTAGGCTTTCGAGAACCCGTTGAAGACGACGGTTCGCTCGCGCATGCCGGGGAACGTGGCGATGGAGGTGTGGTCGCCGTCGTAGGTGAGCGCGGCGTAAATCTCGTCCGAGAGGACGAACAGGTCGTGCTCGCGGGCGAACTCCGCGACCTCCGCGAGTTGGTCGCGGCTCATCGTCGCTCCGGTCGGGTTGTTCGGATAACACAGCATCAGCGCCTCGGCGTCGGCCGCGCCCGCGCGTTCGAGGTCGTCGTACGTCAGGGCGAACCCGTTCTCCGCCCGCGTCGGGACCGACAGCGGTTCGCCGCCCGCGAAGACGACGCCGGGGACGTAGGAGATGTACGACGGTTCGTGGACCGCCACGGTATCGCCGGGGTTCACCAGCGCGCGCATCGCCACGTCGATGGCTTCGCTCGCGCCCGCCGTCACGATGATTTCCTCGTCCGGGTCGTACTCGTGGTCGTAGCGCCGGACGTGGTCGGCGATGGCTCGCCGAAGGTCCCGGCGGCCGCGGTTCGCGGTGTAGGACGTTTTTCCGCGCTCCAGCGCGTCGATG
The genomic region above belongs to Haladaptatus sp. R4 and contains:
- a CDS encoding DsrE family protein translates to MKTVIHVSSPDPNDQREAVANTLNLVMDESVSAPDDDVVVLANGAGVRMFVEATSALTELVEEMKNRDVTLRACRNALRGMGTTDDDLLPGVEGVPSGSGELARLQAEGYGYIKAP
- a CDS encoding cupin domain-containing protein translates to MSDSSTPEYSPFVTPESPGERMGFDGCDVHVVHHDPGTEREEHTHGEEHIIFIRAGRMEWSVDGEAHETGPGDTVVTPADVPHGWKVLGDEPSQVVCVTAPPEPESEPGER
- a CDS encoding pyridoxal phosphate-dependent aminotransferase gives rise to the protein MKPADRVQRVPPSGIRRFFELAEERDDVISLGVGEPDFSAPWAARTAAIDALERGKTSYTANRGRRDLRRAIADHVRRYDHEYDPDEEIIVTAGASEAIDVAMRALVNPGDTVAVHEPSYISYVPGVVFAGGEPLSVPTRAENGFALTYDDLERAGAADAEALMLCYPNNPTGATMSRDQLAEVAEFAREHDLFVLSDEIYAALTYDGDHTSIATFPGMRERTVVFNGFSKAYAMTGLRLGYALAPPETITAMNRIHQYSMLSAPVTAQYAALEALRSCEDSVVEMHDEYNRRRRFVLSRFEEMGLECFEASGAFYAFPACGGDDEEFAEELLTEQGVAVVPGSVFGDGGAGHFRASYATGMADLREAMNRIETFVRGR